A single Arcobacter sp. FWKO B DNA region contains:
- the pth gene encoding aminoacyl-tRNA hydrolase: protein MHLIVGLGNPGEKYSNTRHNVGFLVIDAITKNLQTTSINKSNFKAIVQKAGECIYAKPQTYMNLSGDSVVVIKEYFKVDTSNIIVIHDDLDLPFGTVKFKRGGGHGGHNGLKSIDSHIGKEYTRVRIGIGKPTDKNEIANYVLDDFSKEQFYKLNDIIFKCIEAIEALKVTSLEVVQSKYTIK, encoded by the coding sequence ATGCATCTAATAGTAGGACTTGGTAATCCTGGGGAAAAGTACTCAAATACCAGACACAATGTGGGTTTTTTAGTAATCGATGCGATTACTAAAAACTTACAAACAACTTCAATAAACAAATCAAACTTCAAAGCAATAGTCCAAAAAGCAGGTGAGTGTATATACGCAAAACCTCAAACTTATATGAATTTATCAGGTGATAGTGTCGTAGTAATAAAAGAATATTTTAAAGTAGATACATCAAATATAATAGTAATCCATGATGATTTGGATTTGCCATTTGGAACTGTAAAATTCAAAAGAGGTGGTGGTCATGGCGGTCACAATGGCTTAAAATCAATTGATTCTCATATTGGTAAAGAATATACAAGAGTTAGAATTGGTATTGGTAAACCTACAGATAAAAACGAGATAGCAAATTATGTGCTAGATGATTTTTCTAAAGAGCAATTTTATAAATTAAACGATATAATCTTTAAGTGTATTGAAGCAATAGAAGCTCTTAAAGTTACCTCATTGGAAGTCGTTCAATCAAAATATACAATCAAGTAA
- a CDS encoding 50S ribosomal protein L25/general stress protein Ctc: MLEGIIRDSIAKSSTKALRQDGYLIANIYGKGLENINAAFKRNDFIKAVKAKDTLAFDVKVGEKTLNVVINEYQRDPVTSDLLHVDLMVAQVGVRTTYKVPVTVEGTPKGLKNKGLFVFHKKRVPVKAAIENLPKSFHLKIDDLDTGDNILIRDLSLPTGVQCFLDPRVPVVGVIKAK; this comes from the coding sequence ATGTTAGAAGGAATAATTAGAGATAGTATTGCAAAAAGCTCTACAAAGGCTTTAAGACAAGATGGTTATCTAATTGCAAACATTTATGGAAAAGGTTTAGAAAACATAAATGCAGCATTTAAGAGAAATGATTTTATAAAAGCAGTTAAAGCTAAAGATACATTAGCTTTTGATGTAAAAGTTGGTGAAAAAACACTAAATGTTGTAATTAATGAATATCAAAGAGATCCTGTAACTAGTGATCTTTTACATGTTGATTTAATGGTAGCACAAGTTGGTGTAAGAACAACATATAAAGTTCCTGTAACTGTAGAAGGTACTCCAAAAGGTCTTAAGAACAAAGGTCTTTTCGTATTTCATAAGAAAAGAGTTCCAGTAAAAGCTGCAATTGAGAATCTTCCAAAAAGTTTCCATTTAAAAATTGATGATCTTGATACTGGTGATAACATTCTTATAAGAGATTTATCATTACCTACTGGTGTACAATGTTTCTTAGATCCAAGAGTACCTGTTGTTGGTGTAATTAAAGCTAAATAA
- a CDS encoding FAD-linked oxidase C-terminal domain-containing protein yields the protein MLDIVHLNHFKSIVGEENIKSDKAHLIAYCYDATKTRFEPDAVIFPRNEEDVSNILKYCNEHKIVIVPRGAGSGFTGGALPASGGIILSLERHMNKLLEIDMQNMVAVVQPGLVNMELQKAVEEVGLFYPPDPASENYSTLGGNVSENAGGMRAAKYGITKDYVMALRAVLPNGEIIRAGKRTIKDVAGYNIAGILCASEGTLAVITEITLKLIPKPKMTKTAMGVFPTVNDAMNAVYKTMASGVTPVAMEFLDNMTIRAVEQKFSKGLPVDAGAILVTDVDGNSDADLDEQLGIIEAKFKENGCSEFKIARDKTESANLWFARRNASPSLAVYGSKKLNEDITVPRSKLPELLDKIAIVSKKYGLKVPCFGHTGDGNVHTNVMCDGNDPHSVELGHKAIEEIFQITVDMGGTLSGEHGIGIAKAPFMHMAFNEAEMELFRSIKKAFDPNNILNPHKMGL from the coding sequence ATGTTAGATATAGTTCATTTAAATCATTTCAAATCAATAGTCGGTGAAGAAAATATAAAAAGTGACAAAGCACACTTGATAGCTTATTGTTATGATGCGACAAAAACTAGATTTGAGCCAGATGCTGTAATTTTCCCTAGAAATGAAGAAGATGTAAGCAATATATTAAAATATTGTAACGAACATAAAATTGTAATTGTACCTAGAGGAGCTGGAAGTGGTTTTACTGGTGGAGCATTACCAGCAAGTGGTGGTATTATACTTTCACTTGAACGCCATATGAATAAACTTCTTGAAATTGATATGCAAAATATGGTGGCAGTTGTTCAACCAGGACTTGTTAATATGGAGTTGCAAAAAGCTGTTGAAGAAGTTGGACTTTTTTATCCACCTGATCCTGCAAGTGAAAACTACTCAACACTTGGTGGTAATGTAAGTGAAAATGCTGGTGGTATGAGAGCAGCTAAATATGGTATAACAAAAGATTATGTGATGGCTTTAAGAGCAGTATTACCAAATGGAGAGATAATCCGTGCAGGAAAGAGAACGATAAAAGATGTTGCTGGGTATAATATAGCTGGTATTTTATGTGCTAGTGAAGGTACTTTAGCAGTAATTACAGAAATTACACTAAAACTTATTCCAAAACCAAAAATGACGAAAACTGCAATGGGAGTTTTCCCAACTGTTAATGACGCTATGAATGCTGTATATAAAACTATGGCGAGTGGTGTTACTCCTGTTGCTATGGAATTTTTGGACAATATGACAATTAGAGCAGTTGAGCAAAAATTCTCAAAAGGTCTTCCAGTTGATGCTGGTGCAATACTTGTAACAGATGTAGATGGAAATTCTGATGCAGATCTTGATGAACAATTAGGTATTATTGAAGCGAAATTTAAAGAAAATGGATGTAGTGAATTTAAAATAGCTCGTGACAAAACAGAGTCTGCTAATTTATGGTTTGCAAGAAGAAATGCAAGTCCTTCCCTAGCAGTTTATGGAAGCAAAAAGCTAAATGAGGATATCACTGTTCCAAGAAGTAAATTACCAGAACTTCTTGATAAGATTGCAATTGTTAGCAAAAAATATGGACTTAAAGTTCCTTGCTTTGGACATACAGGTGATGGAAATGTACATACAAATGTTATGTGTGATGGAAATGACCCTCACTCAGTTGAACTTGGACATAAAGCTATAGAAGAAATTTTCCAAATTACGGTAGATATGGGTGGAACACTAAGTGGTGAGCATGGAATTGGTATAGCAAAAGCACCTTTTATGCACATGGCATTTAACGAAGCAGAAATGGAACTTTTTAGAAGTATCAAAAAAGCATTTGATCCAAATAATATACTAAATCCTCACAAAATGGGGCTATAA
- a CDS encoding plasminogen-binding N-terminal domain-containing protein, translating to MILRLIISICLMLSFAVANLNQQTTTVTNVSKNNATIGIGNLTIGQTGVILHNFDESKSIIIADFEVVSTTISSSSIIFKKPIYENEVAIPTPNISVKNGDTAILNHMYNTSILIVPNIESFRVVTKNFPKQNFLHSDLFASYLKTNNQPVPKRENFSAFCKKHNIGTIFFVVDENIYIVDSQTFTILEEYKIKIDNNTNSFMSPFYTNVEDIKLGLFSFGESSFKDYNSYYSKLLGL from the coding sequence ATGATTTTAAGACTTATAATATCTATATGCTTGATGCTTAGTTTTGCAGTAGCAAATCTAAATCAACAAACAACTACAGTAACAAATGTTTCAAAAAACAATGCAACTATAGGAATAGGCAACCTAACAATAGGACAAACTGGTGTTATATTGCATAACTTCGATGAAAGTAAATCAATTATAATTGCTGATTTTGAAGTTGTTTCTACAACTATTTCATCTTCTTCTATTATATTTAAAAAACCAATATATGAAAATGAAGTAGCAATACCTACTCCAAATATTAGTGTAAAAAATGGGGACACAGCTATATTAAACCATATGTATAATACTTCAATTTTAATAGTACCAAATATTGAAAGCTTTAGAGTTGTGACTAAAAATTTTCCTAAACAAAACTTTTTACACAGTGATTTATTTGCATCATATTTAAAAACAAATAATCAACCAGTACCAAAAAGAGAGAATTTTTCTGCTTTTTGTAAAAAACACAATATTGGAACAATCTTTTTTGTAGTAGATGAAAATATTTATATTGTTGATTCTCAAACTTTTACCATTCTTGAAGAGTATAAAATCAAAATAGACAATAATACAAACTCATTTATGAGCCCTTTTTATACAAATGTAGAGGATATAAAATTAGGTTTGTTTAGTTTTGGTGAGAGCTCATTTAAAGATTACAATAGTTATTATTCTAAACTTCTAGGACTTTAA